A single genomic interval of Salinigranum halophilum harbors:
- a CDS encoding diacylglycerol/lipid kinase family protein has product MQVGSRRCLLNPKSGTADHATYVRRRLEARGFAVEETESKAHAVACAREAGRDGVSTLAVCGGDGTVNDVVRGLYDVDALGDVTLAVVPGGTANLLAGTLGIRDLDHGIEVADTGAVETVDVGVAADQPFVVSAVGGLPANASTAASDELKTRFGTLAFLVSGARETLSFDSLDIRVTTGDQVVFDGSALSVLVGNARKFVEEGGQAAMADGQFDVVVVEEMPPANAVAEAAIHRLLARGTDGVTHLRAETVTIEGTEPVTFSLDGELTRRNRLSLSVLPRALSLRVGAGYDPNPS; this is encoded by the coding sequence ATGCAGGTCGGTTCCCGTCGGTGTCTGCTCAACCCCAAAAGCGGTACCGCAGACCACGCGACCTACGTGCGACGGCGGCTCGAAGCCCGGGGCTTCGCCGTCGAGGAGACCGAGAGCAAGGCCCACGCGGTCGCCTGCGCTCGCGAGGCCGGGCGAGACGGCGTCTCGACGCTCGCGGTGTGCGGTGGCGACGGCACGGTGAACGACGTCGTCCGCGGGCTGTACGACGTCGATGCGCTCGGTGACGTCACGCTCGCGGTCGTGCCGGGCGGAACGGCGAACCTCCTCGCGGGCACGCTCGGGATTCGCGACCTCGACCACGGTATCGAGGTGGCCGACACGGGGGCGGTCGAGACGGTCGACGTCGGCGTCGCCGCGGACCAGCCGTTCGTCGTGAGCGCCGTCGGCGGACTGCCGGCGAACGCCAGTACCGCCGCCTCCGACGAGTTGAAGACCCGGTTCGGGACGCTCGCCTTCCTCGTCTCGGGTGCCCGCGAGACGCTCTCGTTCGACTCGCTCGACATCCGCGTCACCACCGGCGACCAGGTCGTCTTCGACGGGTCGGCGCTGTCGGTTCTCGTGGGCAACGCCCGGAAGTTCGTCGAGGAGGGCGGACAGGCCGCAATGGCCGACGGGCAGTTCGACGTGGTCGTCGTCGAGGAGATGCCGCCGGCGAACGCGGTGGCCGAAGCGGCGATTCACCGCCTGCTCGCCCGCGGGACCGACGGCGTGACCCACCTCCGCGCCGAGACCGTGACGATCGAGGGGACAGAGCCAGTGACGTTCAGCCTCGACGGTGAGTTGACACGCCGGAACCGGCTCTCGCTGTCGGTGCTCCCCCGGGCCCTCTCGCTTCGGGTGGGTGCGGGGTACGACCCGAATCCGAGCTAG
- a CDS encoding sensor histidine kinase: MSDLDPEIYEAVFYSIENPALVIDLDFVIRDANPAAAAFLRYEDREALIGTYVPEILVDESILEDVAEQVLSDEQWVGECELMTADNRVFYGMGSAVPIERDGQTEVLAGVFTDLTERRRHTRALRILNRVLRHNIRNDINVVLGHVEQVAALVEDEAAEASMTKARERLNDIIDSADTARDLEHLLNTQERAVVNTMRLDEPLRSVVGRAAREFADADISLDDDLEPAHVVANATVDRVFWEVLENAVEHNTADSPRVEVTLDVGDDHVVVAVADNGPGVFESRRQMIFGREELDQVHHGNGFSLFFVDQVMKTYGGDVWVETNDPHGAVFKLQFTRAW; encoded by the coding sequence ATGTCCGACCTCGATCCCGAGATTTACGAGGCCGTCTTCTACTCCATCGAGAATCCGGCACTGGTGATCGACCTCGACTTCGTCATCCGCGACGCGAACCCCGCCGCGGCGGCCTTCCTCCGGTACGAGGACCGCGAGGCGCTCATCGGGACGTACGTCCCGGAGATCCTGGTCGACGAGAGCATTCTGGAAGACGTCGCCGAGCAGGTCCTCTCGGACGAGCAGTGGGTCGGCGAGTGCGAACTCATGACGGCCGACAACCGCGTCTTCTACGGCATGGGGTCGGCCGTCCCCATCGAACGCGACGGGCAGACGGAGGTGCTCGCCGGCGTGTTCACGGACCTGACCGAACGCCGGCGCCACACCCGGGCGCTGCGGATTCTCAACCGCGTTCTCAGACACAACATCCGCAACGACATCAACGTCGTGCTCGGCCACGTCGAGCAGGTGGCGGCGCTGGTCGAAGACGAGGCCGCCGAGGCGTCGATGACGAAGGCGCGCGAGCGGCTGAACGACATCATCGACAGCGCCGACACGGCCCGCGACCTCGAACACCTCCTCAACACGCAAGAACGGGCCGTCGTCAACACGATGCGGCTCGACGAACCGCTCCGCTCCGTCGTCGGCCGGGCGGCGCGGGAGTTCGCCGACGCCGACATCAGCCTCGACGACGACCTCGAACCGGCCCACGTGGTCGCGAACGCCACCGTCGACCGCGTCTTCTGGGAGGTCCTCGAGAACGCCGTCGAGCACAACACCGCCGACTCCCCCCGGGTCGAGGTGACACTCGACGTCGGCGACGACCATGTCGTCGTCGCCGTCGCCGACAACGGCCCCGGCGTGTTCGAGAGCCGCCGGCAGATGATCTTCGGCCGCGAGGAACTCGACCAGGTCCACCACGGCAACGGCTTCAGTCTCTTCTTCGTCGACCAGGTGATGAAGACCTACGGCGGCGACGTCTGGGTCGAGACGAACGACCCCCACGGTGCGGTGTTCAAACTGCAGTTCACCCGCGCCTGGTGA
- the ppk2 gene encoding polyphosphate kinase 2, which translates to MDPADVRYKSNGKIKKKDYKRELDRLQEELVKLQHWIEAEGLKVCVVFEGRDAAGKGGVIKRIMRRLNPRVVRIEALGKPTERERGQWYFQRYAERLPTEGEMVLFDRSWYNRAGVERVMGFCTDEEYERFLTQCPTFEQMLVNSGMILIKYWFSISDEEQERRFRKRNQDPKKRWKLSPMDLEARARWEEYSKAKDEMFVHTDIEAAPWHVVHADVKKHARLNCITHLLEQIPYEDLTPDPIELPPREDRGTYDRPPIDSQTWIPAVYGSNPVDEE; encoded by the coding sequence ATGGACCCAGCTGACGTGCGATACAAGTCGAACGGGAAGATCAAGAAGAAGGATTACAAGCGCGAGCTCGACCGCCTGCAAGAAGAGCTGGTGAAACTGCAACACTGGATCGAAGCGGAGGGGCTGAAGGTGTGTGTGGTGTTCGAGGGGCGCGACGCCGCCGGCAAGGGTGGCGTCATCAAGCGTATCATGCGCCGACTCAACCCGCGTGTGGTCCGCATCGAGGCGCTGGGCAAGCCGACAGAGCGCGAGCGTGGGCAGTGGTACTTCCAGCGGTACGCCGAGCGCCTCCCCACCGAAGGCGAGATGGTGCTGTTCGACCGCAGCTGGTACAATCGCGCCGGCGTCGAACGGGTGATGGGCTTTTGCACCGACGAGGAGTACGAACGCTTCCTGACACAGTGTCCGACGTTCGAGCAGATGCTCGTCAACTCGGGGATGATCCTCATCAAATACTGGTTCTCCATCAGCGACGAGGAGCAAGAGCGGCGCTTCCGCAAGCGGAACCAGGACCCGAAGAAGCGCTGGAAGCTCAGCCCGATGGACCTTGAGGCGCGCGCACGGTGGGAGGAGTACTCGAAGGCGAAAGACGAGATGTTCGTCCACACCGACATCGAGGCGGCCCCATGGCACGTCGTCCACGCCGACGTGAAGAAACACGCGCGACTCAACTGTATCACCCACCTGCTCGAGCAGATCCCCTACGAGGACCTCACACCCGACCCGATCGAACTCCCGCCGCGAGAAGACCGCGGGACCTACGACCGTCCGCCGATCGACAGTCAGACGTGGATCCCCGCGGTGTACGGGTCGAACCCAGTCGACGAGGAGTGA
- a CDS encoding alpha/beta hydrolase, translating to MLSRAVSNAHSPDLELRTVSPPAAEGPPLLFVHGAYVGAWCWAEHFLPALADRGYTAHAVSLRGHGESGGRLTTAGVDDFVADLRRTVNHLDASPVLVGHSMGGVVVQRYLQQYDAPGAALMASLPPQGMAGLTAQFAGRDPALWFQFGVLQAFGPGVASPRALRRALFSDDLPTDRVADYASQVRGESPRALAELTTPIVTGRLPDDVPALVVGAGEDSIVPRWAVEATARAFDTDATFVPGVAHAMMLDTGWEQSLHALVDWLASRDLTPN from the coding sequence GTGCTCTCTCGCGCCGTCTCGAACGCTCACTCGCCCGACTTGGAACTCCGCACCGTCTCGCCTCCTGCCGCCGAGGGGCCCCCGCTCCTGTTCGTCCACGGCGCGTACGTCGGCGCGTGGTGCTGGGCCGAACACTTCCTCCCGGCGCTCGCCGACCGGGGATACACCGCTCACGCCGTGAGCCTCCGCGGACACGGCGAGAGCGGCGGTCGGCTCACCACTGCCGGGGTCGACGACTTCGTCGCAGACCTGAGACGGACGGTCAACCACCTGGACGCGTCACCCGTCCTCGTCGGTCACTCGATGGGTGGGGTGGTCGTCCAGCGCTACCTCCAGCAGTACGACGCCCCCGGTGCCGCACTCATGGCGTCGCTCCCGCCGCAGGGGATGGCCGGACTGACCGCCCAGTTCGCCGGCCGCGACCCGGCGCTCTGGTTCCAGTTCGGCGTGCTCCAGGCGTTCGGGCCCGGTGTCGCCTCGCCGCGTGCGCTGCGGCGTGCGCTCTTCTCCGACGACCTCCCCACCGACCGCGTCGCCGACTACGCATCGCAGGTCCGAGGGGAGTCTCCGCGTGCGCTCGCCGAACTCACGACCCCCATCGTCACCGGGCGACTCCCCGACGACGTGCCGGCGCTGGTGGTGGGGGCGGGTGAGGACAGCATCGTCCCCCGGTGGGCCGTCGAAGCGACGGCACGGGCGTTCGACACCGACGCGACGTTCGTGCCCGGCGTCGCCCACGCGATGATGCTCGACACGGGGTGGGAGCAGTCGCTCCACGCGCTCGTCGACTGGCTCGCGAGCCGGGACTTAACTCCCAATTAA
- a CDS encoding type II toxin-antitoxin system VapC family toxin, whose product MITAVDTNALLAILYEDTHTDASEAALRTAYREGKVVVTPIVYAELAADGHFETVAELDQFLEDFSIQLAEPSRAALFRAGRQFQRYTSRRPDGFQCPACGQTQRVACEECGGDLTPRQHIAADFLIGGHAVADATALISFDTGFYQTYFPSLTVRPD is encoded by the coding sequence GTGATTACGGCGGTCGATACGAACGCACTGCTCGCGATTCTGTATGAGGACACGCACACCGACGCGAGTGAGGCCGCTCTCCGAACGGCGTATCGAGAGGGCAAGGTCGTGGTCACGCCAATCGTCTATGCCGAACTCGCCGCTGACGGTCACTTCGAGACCGTGGCTGAATTGGACCAGTTTCTCGAGGACTTCAGTATCCAGCTCGCCGAGCCGTCTCGCGCCGCCCTGTTCCGAGCCGGTCGCCAGTTCCAGCGCTACACGTCACGTCGACCGGACGGATTCCAGTGCCCGGCGTGCGGACAGACACAGCGTGTCGCGTGTGAGGAGTGTGGAGGAGACCTGACGCCACGCCAGCACATTGCTGCTGACTTTCTCATTGGAGGGCACGCTGTCGCCGATGCCACTGCACTGATTAGCTTCGATACGGGCTTTTATCAGACGTACTTTCCCTCGCTCACTGTCCGTCCCGACTGA
- a CDS encoding AbrB/MazE/SpoVT family DNA-binding domain-containing protein, translating into MPRVTTKGQVTIPKPIREELGIEPGDEVAFEETDAGYTIRKQEPTTAEGGDPFEKYRGSAGGDHTMPERMRRLRGTYPRDVDREAEDADSEADV; encoded by the coding sequence ATGCCCCGTGTCACGACAAAGGGACAGGTGACCATCCCGAAGCCAATCCGCGAGGAACTTGGGATCGAACCGGGCGACGAAGTCGCGTTTGAGGAGACTGACGCCGGCTACACCATCAGGAAGCAAGAACCGACGACTGCAGAGGGTGGCGATCCGTTCGAAAAGTATCGAGGGAGTGCTGGGGGCGACCACACGATGCCTGAGCGGATGCGACGGCTTCGCGGAACGTACCCTCGTGATGTCGATCGCGAGGCCGAGGATGCCGACTCGGAGGCTGACGTGTGA
- a CDS encoding Cdc6/Cdc18 family protein — translation MPSHTEQVKTLGDYAAEKGAVTYSRSSSRDDPLSVLDEPDPIFANEDLLRIDYIPDQDKIVGRDKQIETVARRLKPAISGGTGKGTLLLGKSGSGKTLVTRYVSREVVERGRTNDVQIGRAIIDCAQRRSEVQTVIHLAKSLNDPARTGITVPHSGIAAGAYYDRLWTIIDELYDAVIIVLDEIDRLAPPNDAMNVPPEEADDSKFLMQLSRAGEENDVDAGITVLGISNDLKYGDRLDTRVESSFAPDEIVFPAYDANQLGDILTRRRGAYREGVLSDDVIPLCSAFSAQEHGDARRALDLFRLAGEVARDQDADLVREEHVRAANDDAEVTRIQDLIRGCPGQAKIAIAAFAAMDEFTSQSHFKATEMYQVYRLFAESIDVTVLGQKRITDQLREYETLRIIDMTRTSDGYREGTYLQLSLLDEASLLLQSIGLDDRCSQIPIDTQVRQQIVSIVGR, via the coding sequence ATGCCTTCACACACGGAGCAGGTGAAGACCCTCGGCGACTACGCTGCCGAGAAGGGGGCGGTCACGTATTCGCGTTCTAGCTCTCGTGATGATCCGCTTTCTGTTCTCGACGAGCCTGATCCGATTTTCGCCAACGAGGACTTGCTCCGTATCGATTACATTCCCGACCAGGACAAGATCGTCGGACGGGACAAGCAGATCGAGACTGTCGCTCGTCGCCTCAAACCGGCCATCTCAGGCGGGACTGGAAAGGGAACACTCCTTCTCGGGAAGTCTGGGTCCGGGAAGACGCTCGTCACACGCTACGTAAGTCGTGAAGTTGTCGAGCGAGGTCGGACCAATGATGTTCAGATCGGCCGTGCAATCATCGACTGTGCGCAGCGGCGGTCAGAGGTTCAGACGGTTATCCACCTCGCGAAGAGTCTAAACGACCCTGCACGCACTGGTATCACTGTCCCACACTCGGGCATCGCAGCAGGGGCGTACTACGATCGGTTGTGGACCATCATCGACGAGCTCTACGACGCTGTTATCATCGTTCTCGACGAAATCGACCGCCTTGCCCCACCAAATGATGCGATGAACGTCCCGCCCGAGGAAGCCGATGACAGTAAATTCCTCATGCAGCTCTCCCGTGCTGGTGAGGAGAACGACGTCGATGCGGGCATCACCGTCCTCGGCATCAGTAACGATCTGAAATACGGAGACCGACTCGACACCCGTGTCGAGAGTTCGTTCGCACCTGACGAGATCGTCTTTCCTGCATATGATGCAAACCAACTCGGCGACATCCTTACTCGGCGTCGTGGCGCCTACAGAGAGGGTGTTCTTTCAGATGATGTGATCCCTCTCTGCTCGGCGTTCTCGGCACAGGAACACGGCGATGCTCGACGGGCGCTTGATCTCTTTCGGCTCGCTGGCGAGGTAGCACGTGATCAAGATGCAGACCTCGTTCGTGAAGAACACGTCCGAGCAGCTAACGATGACGCCGAGGTGACTCGGATTCAGGATCTGATTCGTGGCTGTCCCGGGCAGGCGAAGATTGCCATTGCCGCCTTTGCCGCGATGGACGAGTTCACGTCGCAGTCGCATTTCAAAGCGACCGAGATGTACCAGGTCTATCGACTCTTCGCAGAATCGATTGACGTGACTGTGCTTGGCCAGAAACGTATCACAGATCAGCTCCGGGAGTACGAAACGCTGAGGATCATCGATATGACTCGGACGAGTGATGGCTATCGTGAGGGCACGTATCTCCAACTCTCACTTCTAGACGAGGCGAGCCTCCTGCTCCAGTCAATCGGGCTTGATGACCGCTGCTCACAGATTCCGATTGATACACAGGTCCGTCAACAGATTGTGAGCATTGTCGGGCGCTGA
- a CDS encoding IS1595 family transposase produces MSSAQPAFGGMFRELIELGVVEIDTEPLDAGIERRLKEVWENTSCPRCGHNAVQTWPHLDRVWCRDCNFKPVYTYGTPFHEKHLSCGEVLLAFTLYADTLLSINQIAPLLGRAYKTVHTAIREVEAAVQRGFPVVWKLLDQTTDGPTQVDESGTVCSGYKGQEPPRNSRSRGGSSQTGRSRWRGRHGDQLTLVAACRDSLRVIRGQLGIDYQDDLKPVIQEAEDLSQSLGEVWTDGLQAYREMDLGHRTVVHKERYVSSDGVHINQAECLFSLVQPWLRKFRGLSKQGLEQAAHTFGLIRSLNLAGESVESAIDCVVIGAFRNST; encoded by the coding sequence ATGTCTTCTGCTCAGCCGGCGTTCGGCGGGATGTTTCGAGAGCTGATCGAGCTGGGCGTCGTCGAGATCGACACCGAGCCGCTCGATGCGGGCATCGAGCGGCGACTCAAGGAAGTCTGGGAGAATACGTCCTGTCCACGGTGTGGGCACAACGCCGTTCAAACGTGGCCGCATCTCGACCGCGTGTGGTGCCGTGACTGCAACTTCAAGCCGGTCTACACCTACGGAACGCCATTCCACGAGAAGCACCTCTCCTGCGGTGAGGTGCTTCTCGCGTTCACGCTCTACGCCGATACACTGCTCAGTATCAACCAGATCGCGCCGTTGCTCGGGCGAGCCTACAAAACCGTTCACACGGCGATTCGGGAGGTGGAAGCCGCGGTTCAGCGCGGCTTCCCCGTCGTCTGGAAGCTTCTCGACCAAACCACCGATGGACCGACGCAAGTCGACGAATCCGGCACGGTCTGTTCGGGCTACAAAGGCCAAGAGCCGCCGCGGAACAGCCGTTCTCGCGGCGGCTCATCCCAGACAGGCCGCTCACGCTGGCGGGGGCGTCACGGTGATCAGTTGACGCTCGTCGCGGCGTGCCGCGACTCGCTTCGTGTGATCCGGGGCCAACTCGGCATCGATTATCAAGATGATCTCAAACCAGTGATTCAGGAGGCTGAAGACCTCTCCCAGTCGCTGGGAGAGGTCTGGACCGACGGCCTCCAAGCGTACCGAGAGATGGACCTCGGCCACCGAACGGTTGTGCACAAAGAGCGGTACGTATCGTCCGACGGCGTCCACATTAACCAGGCTGAATGCCTGTTTTCACTGGTTCAACCGTGGCTGCGGAAGTTCCGCGGCCTGTCCAAGCAGGGCTTGGAACAGGCCGCTCACACGTTCGGTCTCATTCGCTCACTCAACCTCGCTGGTGAATCCGTCGAATCAGCCATCGATTGTGTCGTTATCGGGGCTTTCCGCAATTCTACATAA